In Candidatus Polarisedimenticolaceae bacterium, a single genomic region encodes these proteins:
- a CDS encoding transporter: protein MRAKPLLLALALAAGSPAARAQEIEPRAYTNTPIGVNFVILGVTWSDGALIFDPAVPLTDANLKTPAALFAYAYSFGMGGKNAKLDVIVPYTWLSGNAKYRGELVEREVDGFADPRVRLSVNFVGAPALPVKDFKAYAPDVIVGASLQVSVPVGQYDPDRLVNIGTNRWSWKAELGASKAKGPWTFELAVAATLYDDNDDFYGGIAREQDPLYAGQAHVVYGFRSGSWLALDATFYRGGRTTLDGVKGNDLQSNWRGGATLALPVNRRNSIKLYASSGVSARTGNDYDLFGCGWQHRWGGGL from the coding sequence ATGCGGGCGAAACCCCTCCTGTTGGCCCTCGCGCTCGCGGCAGGGTCCCCCGCCGCCCGCGCTCAGGAGATCGAGCCCCGCGCGTACACGAATACGCCGATCGGCGTGAACTTCGTGATCCTGGGGGTGACCTGGTCCGACGGCGCCCTCATTTTCGACCCCGCGGTCCCCCTCACCGACGCGAACCTGAAGACCCCCGCCGCCCTTTTCGCATACGCCTACTCGTTCGGCATGGGGGGGAAAAACGCCAAGCTGGACGTCATCGTCCCCTATACGTGGCTCTCGGGGAACGCGAAGTACCGGGGCGAGCTGGTCGAGCGCGAGGTCGACGGCTTCGCCGACCCCAGGGTCCGGCTCTCCGTCAACTTCGTCGGGGCTCCGGCGCTTCCGGTGAAGGACTTCAAGGCCTACGCGCCGGACGTCATCGTCGGAGCCAGCCTGCAGGTCTCCGTTCCCGTGGGGCAATACGATCCGGATCGGCTGGTCAACATCGGGACGAACCGCTGGTCGTGGAAGGCGGAGCTGGGTGCTTCGAAGGCGAAGGGCCCGTGGACGTTCGAGCTCGCCGTCGCCGCGACCCTCTACGACGACAACGACGACTTCTACGGCGGCATCGCCCGCGAGCAGGACCCGCTCTACGCGGGGCAGGCGCACGTGGTCTACGGCTTCCGCTCGGGGTCGTGGCTCGCGCTCGACGCCACGTTCTACCGGGGCGGTCGCACGACCCTCGACGGCGTGAAGGGGAACGATCTCCAGAGCAACTGGCGCGGCGGCGCGACGCTGGCCCTTCCGGTCAACCGCCGCAACTCGATCAAGCTCTACGCCAGCAGCGGCGTGTCGGCCCGCACCGGGAACGACTACGACCTCTTCGGCTGCGGCTGGCAGCACCGCTGGGGGGGAGGATTGTGA
- a CDS encoding DUF3455 domain-containing protein produces MKHQAHSPIVAAVTAVLILASSAPARADRVTPPPVPGAIQVPEENRAFLAGHAVGTQNYICLPSGAAFAWVLFTPQATLFADEDRQLTTHFFSPNPFENDLVRPAWQHSRDTSIVWGRLYVPASSDPDFVAPGAIPWLLLKAAGAGAGPGGGDALTRTTFIHRVHTSGGVAPATGCSSSTDVGAKASVPYEADYYFYSAEDEAGE; encoded by the coding sequence TTGAAGCACCAGGCCCACAGCCCGATCGTCGCCGCCGTCACGGCGGTCCTCATCCTCGCGTCGTCCGCCCCCGCCCGAGCCGACCGGGTCACGCCGCCGCCCGTGCCGGGCGCGATCCAGGTCCCCGAGGAGAACCGCGCGTTTCTCGCGGGACACGCCGTCGGCACCCAGAACTACATCTGCCTTCCCTCGGGCGCCGCGTTCGCGTGGGTCCTCTTCACGCCGCAGGCCACGCTGTTCGCCGACGAGGACCGGCAGCTCACCACGCACTTCTTCAGCCCGAACCCGTTCGAGAACGATCTGGTGCGTCCGGCCTGGCAGCACTCGCGGGACACGAGCATCGTCTGGGGCCGGTTGTACGTCCCCGCCTCCTCGGATCCCGACTTCGTCGCCCCGGGCGCGATTCCGTGGCTCCTGCTCAAGGCGGCCGGAGCAGGCGCCGGCCCCGGCGGCGGCGACGCGCTGACGCGGACGACGTTCATCCATCGCGTCCACACCTCAGGCGGCGTCGCGCCCGCGACCGGTTGCTCGTCCTCCACGGACGTCGGCGCGAAGGCTTCCGTGCCGTACGAGGCCGATTACTACTTCTATTCGGCCGAGGACGAGGCAGGCGAGTAG
- a CDS encoding AraC family transcriptional regulator — MSQDTLSDVLRAVRLKGAVFFYIDGSSPWAAEAPPARELIPAIMPGAEHLMEFHAVASGSCWASVVGEKPIRLDEGDVIVFPQGDPHVMSSEPGRKPTRPGKEVFFAPRPPQLPFALSLCDAKATTARLDGGGEDRATVVCGFLGLDARPFNPILASLPRVLHLSRAAAGTDPWFDSFLETAVLESNRRRPGGEALLERMSEMLFVDVLRRYVDGLPAGQTGWLAGMRDPSVGRVLALLHEKPDAPWTLERLADDAAMSRSTLHERFVHFIGQPPMHYLTQWRMQVATTLLRDTQAKLIEVALRVGYESEAAFSRAFKRSVGVAPGAWRAGRRSDGGGATASP, encoded by the coding sequence ATGAGCCAGGACACGTTGTCCGACGTGTTGCGCGCGGTTCGCCTGAAGGGTGCCGTCTTCTTCTACATCGACGGGAGCTCCCCGTGGGCCGCGGAGGCTCCTCCCGCCCGGGAGCTGATCCCCGCGATCATGCCCGGTGCCGAGCACCTGATGGAGTTCCACGCCGTCGCGTCGGGGTCGTGCTGGGCCTCGGTCGTCGGCGAGAAGCCGATCCGCCTGGACGAGGGAGACGTCATCGTCTTCCCGCAGGGGGATCCACACGTCATGTCGAGCGAGCCGGGGCGCAAGCCGACGCGCCCCGGCAAGGAGGTCTTCTTCGCACCGCGCCCGCCCCAGCTCCCGTTCGCGCTCAGCCTGTGCGACGCCAAGGCGACGACGGCGCGGCTGGACGGCGGGGGCGAGGACCGCGCGACCGTCGTGTGCGGCTTTCTCGGGCTCGATGCCCGCCCGTTCAACCCGATCCTCGCCTCGCTTCCGCGCGTGCTGCACCTGTCGCGCGCCGCGGCGGGGACCGACCCGTGGTTCGATTCCTTCCTCGAGACGGCGGTGCTCGAGTCGAATCGGCGTCGCCCCGGCGGCGAGGCGCTCCTCGAACGCATGAGCGAGATGCTCTTCGTCGACGTGCTGCGGCGCTACGTCGACGGCCTTCCCGCCGGCCAGACCGGCTGGCTCGCCGGGATGCGCGACCCGTCCGTCGGGCGCGTGCTGGCGCTGCTGCACGAGAAGCCGGACGCGCCGTGGACGCTCGAGCGCCTCGCGGACGACGCGGCGATGTCGCGCTCGACGCTGCACGAGCGGTTCGTCCACTTCATCGGGCAACCGCCGATGCACTACCTCACGCAGTGGCGCATGCAGGTCGCCACGACTCTCCTTCGCGACACCCAGGCGAAGCTCATCGAGGTGGCGCTCCGCGTGGGGTACGAGAGCGAGGCGGCGTTCTCGCGGGCGTTCAAGCGATCGGTCGGCGTGGCCCCCGGCGCCTGGCGCGCGGGACGACGATCCGACGGCGGCGGCGCGACCGCGTCACCGTGA
- a CDS encoding FAD-binding oxidoreductase — protein MAGIEIRTIDGTSVSVPKTSVDDLRAGLRGEWCLPGHAGYDEARTIWNAMIDRRPAAIVRAASAEDVVRTVRLAAKHRLLLSVRGGGHNIAGSAVCDGGLMLDLSRMVSVQVDPRARTARVQPGARLSDLDREAQAFGLATPLGINSTTGVAGLTLGGGFGWLSRKHGLTVDNLVSADVVTAAGEPVRASATEHPDLFWAIRGGGGNFGVVTSFEFGLHPVGPEVLAGLIVHPISAAKDVLRNYRRLIAQAPDALTCWVVMRKAPPLPFLPPEVHGTEVLVLALCYAGDPATGKEVAAPIRAIGTPIADVVGPTPFAAWQQAFDPLLTPGERNYWKSHDFVEISDGLIDLLLGAVKTLPSPQCEIFIAGLGGAINRVPVGATAYPHRDVEFVMNVHTRWTDPSEDVACIGWARQLYAAAAPFATGGVYVNFMPEDEAQRVRVGAYGPNYDRLAGIKAKYDPDNLFRTNQNVAPAAGSR, from the coding sequence ATGGCGGGAATCGAGATCCGGACGATCGATGGAACCAGCGTCTCAGTGCCGAAAACGTCCGTCGACGACCTCCGGGCGGGCCTCCGCGGCGAATGGTGCCTCCCGGGCCACGCGGGCTACGACGAGGCGCGGACGATCTGGAACGCGATGATCGACCGGCGGCCCGCGGCGATCGTCCGCGCCGCGTCGGCGGAGGACGTCGTCCGGACCGTTCGCCTGGCCGCGAAGCACCGGCTCCTGCTCTCCGTCCGGGGAGGGGGCCACAACATCGCGGGGAGCGCGGTGTGCGACGGCGGGTTGATGCTCGACCTGTCCCGGATGGTCTCCGTCCAGGTCGATCCCAGGGCGCGCACGGCCCGAGTCCAGCCCGGCGCCAGGCTCTCCGATCTCGATCGGGAGGCCCAGGCCTTCGGTCTCGCCACACCGCTCGGAATCAACTCCACGACCGGCGTCGCGGGGCTCACGCTCGGCGGCGGATTCGGATGGCTCAGCCGGAAACACGGGCTCACGGTCGACAACCTCGTCTCCGCCGACGTCGTCACCGCGGCGGGCGAACCCGTGCGCGCGAGCGCGACGGAGCACCCCGATCTCTTCTGGGCGATCCGAGGCGGAGGCGGGAACTTCGGCGTCGTGACCTCGTTCGAGTTCGGACTCCATCCGGTGGGCCCCGAGGTCCTCGCCGGCCTGATCGTCCATCCGATCTCCGCCGCGAAGGACGTCCTTCGCAACTACCGTCGCCTCATCGCGCAGGCGCCGGACGCGCTGACCTGCTGGGTCGTGATGCGGAAGGCGCCGCCGCTCCCGTTCCTTCCGCCGGAGGTGCACGGCACCGAGGTCCTCGTGCTCGCGCTGTGTTACGCCGGGGACCCCGCGACCGGAAAGGAGGTCGCGGCGCCGATCCGCGCGATCGGGACGCCGATCGCGGACGTGGTCGGGCCGACACCGTTCGCGGCGTGGCAGCAGGCGTTCGATCCGCTGCTGACCCCCGGCGAGCGGAACTACTGGAAGTCGCACGATTTCGTCGAGATCTCCGACGGCCTCATCGACCTGCTGCTCGGCGCGGTGAAGACGCTCCCCTCCCCGCAGTGCGAGATCTTCATCGCCGGGCTCGGCGGCGCCATCAACCGCGTTCCGGTCGGCGCGACGGCGTACCCCCATCGAGACGTCGAGTTCGTGATGAACGTGCACACCCGCTGGACGGACCCGTCGGAGGACGTCGCGTGCATCGGATGGGCCCGGCAGCTCTACGCCGCCGCCGCCCCGTTCGCGACGGGGGGGGTGTACGTCAACTTCATGCCGGAAGACGAGGCGCAGCGGGTTCGCGTCGGCGCCTACGGACCGAACTACGACCGACTGGCCGGGATCAAGGCCAAGTACGACCCGGACAATCTCTTCCGCACGAATCAGAACGTCGCTCCCGCGGCCGGGTCACGGTGA
- a CDS encoding protein kinase, which produces MISGRNVPTGQLAGTSVANYKVLEPVGSGGMGEVYRGWDDKLGRPVAIKVLHPALAAEERARQRFLRETRLACRVVHPYVATVFDVLEKDERLFLVMEYIEGRRLDDVVDEDDPPAREVARLGLEIAEALAAIHGSGLVHRDLKPGNVMVTPAGHVKVMDFGVAYPLRPATHVPTPEGGTPIAEPTLTQEGHGVGTVSYMSPEQIRGGPPDGRSDLFSLGIVLYEALARQHPFMRGSPLATASAILNEAPGSGSDEPRTLTESGALRKVVFRLLEKSPALRYQTAGEVMADLRAAIDGRPLVTRSPRAVRAARIATVLVGVAAAAAGGAWWWSHRPPSEPAAPSRPVLAVLPFEDRTGDADASERGAVLASLVGASLGELEWARPCDEQRAREIHEAVRRANPAGAGGEAIVRLADARWVVDGELYREGGSYEGVLRILDVASKGPAVSHRISAASLAALADVATARVLASLAPKDSADNPAGGETVYRDEAILLAARARRLSREGRLGEAIAAAERAVTIDARYAQAWIELAEARQDAGYGTPALEAAGTAVRLASSAAPPLPSRTTLEIRAIARRVEGDVAKEIEARRAVVDEAPDDPTAHRTLADALRGAGRLQEALPEAERSVALDLLDPRAHTALGAVLSELGRHERAAAAIASADRLFEELGSVPGRAAVATQRGVDAFERGQHDEAIVAFEAAREGYERAGLHVLAAMASKKSGDVELARSHLRQAEERYAKALPVFRQSGNVRRVVDTLDTWGGKVYLQGDVERGERLLREALAAGAELQNPRATLFVKAKLASVLMYTQRIGEGAALAREVLDTARRLGRADVELRALNMLADAAQQQGRLTEALELYSDAAEAAKSRAGQEAGLAALRTDVAAILLAHGRVGEALTSVDEALAIADAKNLRLRRGYALRLRALIRARLGAFDDAAGDLRAATTLASDPQGPLGDLLPRLDLTRGVVAALGGDWDEAERRARTARSAASGRDVVGLEVPATTLLCETLTARGRLDEAVALGNAAVAHAKATAVERVAARVAYARALLAAGRTAEAGNEAARAWDEARRQQTPLAAAEAAAVLLTIPDPPYDRALVREEARRLLAAYLESAPEKFRSSMNGLESIRRLREALRGGSPVAAIRGVPNPARRTS; this is translated from the coding sequence TTGATCTCCGGAAGAAACGTCCCGACAGGTCAGCTCGCGGGAACGTCGGTCGCCAACTACAAGGTTCTCGAGCCGGTCGGAAGCGGCGGAATGGGGGAGGTGTACCGCGGCTGGGACGACAAGCTCGGCCGCCCGGTCGCCATCAAGGTCCTCCACCCCGCGCTCGCGGCCGAGGAGCGCGCGCGGCAGAGGTTCCTCCGCGAGACCCGACTCGCGTGTCGCGTCGTCCACCCCTACGTCGCCACCGTCTTCGACGTCCTCGAGAAGGACGAGCGCCTGTTCCTGGTGATGGAGTACATCGAGGGACGCCGCCTCGACGACGTCGTCGACGAGGACGATCCGCCGGCCCGCGAGGTCGCCCGGCTCGGGCTCGAGATCGCCGAGGCGCTGGCGGCGATTCACGGCTCGGGGCTCGTGCACCGCGACCTGAAGCCCGGGAACGTGATGGTCACTCCGGCCGGGCACGTGAAGGTCATGGACTTCGGGGTCGCGTACCCGCTCCGGCCCGCCACGCACGTCCCGACGCCCGAGGGGGGAACCCCGATCGCCGAGCCGACGCTCACGCAGGAAGGGCACGGCGTCGGCACCGTGAGCTACATGTCCCCCGAGCAGATTCGCGGTGGGCCGCCGGACGGGCGAAGCGATCTCTTCTCGCTGGGGATCGTGCTCTACGAAGCGCTCGCCCGGCAGCACCCGTTCATGCGCGGTTCTCCCCTCGCGACCGCGTCGGCCATTCTCAACGAGGCGCCGGGGTCGGGGAGCGACGAGCCGCGCACGCTCACCGAGTCGGGAGCGCTCCGGAAGGTCGTCTTCCGGCTCCTCGAGAAGTCGCCGGCCCTGCGTTACCAGACCGCGGGCGAGGTGATGGCCGATCTGCGCGCCGCGATCGACGGACGGCCGCTGGTGACGCGCTCGCCCCGGGCCGTGCGCGCCGCGCGGATCGCGACGGTGCTTGTCGGCGTGGCGGCGGCGGCGGCGGGCGGGGCGTGGTGGTGGTCGCACCGACCGCCGTCGGAACCCGCGGCGCCGTCACGCCCGGTCCTCGCGGTGCTCCCCTTCGAGGACCGGACGGGGGACGCGGACGCCTCGGAGCGAGGGGCCGTCCTCGCGAGTCTCGTCGGCGCATCTCTGGGCGAGCTGGAGTGGGCGCGGCCGTGCGACGAACAGCGGGCCCGGGAGATCCACGAGGCGGTCCGGCGGGCGAATCCCGCGGGCGCCGGAGGCGAGGCGATCGTGCGCCTGGCCGACGCGCGCTGGGTCGTCGACGGGGAGCTCTACCGCGAAGGCGGGAGTTACGAAGGGGTGCTGCGAATCCTGGACGTCGCCTCGAAGGGACCGGCGGTCTCGCACCGCATCTCGGCGGCCAGCCTGGCGGCGCTCGCCGACGTCGCGACGGCCCGCGTCCTCGCCAGCCTCGCGCCGAAGGACTCGGCCGACAACCCGGCCGGCGGCGAGACGGTGTATCGCGACGAAGCGATCCTGCTCGCGGCGAGGGCCCGACGGCTGTCGCGGGAAGGGCGTCTGGGGGAGGCGATCGCCGCCGCCGAGCGGGCCGTCACCATCGACGCCCGCTACGCACAGGCGTGGATCGAGCTCGCCGAAGCCCGCCAGGACGCCGGGTACGGCACGCCTGCGCTCGAGGCGGCCGGGACCGCGGTCCGACTCGCGTCGTCGGCGGCTCCGCCGTTGCCGTCGCGCACGACGCTCGAGATCCGCGCGATCGCCCGACGCGTCGAGGGCGACGTCGCGAAGGAGATCGAGGCGCGGCGCGCGGTCGTCGACGAGGCTCCGGACGACCCCACGGCGCACCGCACCCTCGCGGACGCGCTCCGGGGCGCAGGTCGCCTGCAAGAGGCGCTTCCCGAGGCGGAGCGCTCGGTCGCGCTCGATCTCCTCGATCCCCGCGCGCATACCGCGCTCGGCGCGGTGTTGTCCGAGCTGGGGCGCCACGAGCGCGCGGCCGCAGCGATCGCGAGCGCCGATCGCCTCTTCGAGGAGCTGGGGAGCGTGCCGGGCCGGGCGGCCGTCGCGACCCAGCGCGGCGTCGACGCGTTCGAGCGGGGGCAGCACGACGAAGCGATCGTCGCCTTCGAGGCCGCTCGCGAGGGGTACGAGCGGGCGGGCCTCCACGTGCTCGCGGCGATGGCCTCGAAGAAGTCGGGCGACGTGGAGCTGGCGCGATCCCACCTGAGGCAAGCCGAGGAGCGTTACGCGAAGGCGCTCCCCGTATTCCGCCAATCCGGAAACGTCCGCCGGGTCGTCGATACCCTCGACACGTGGGGGGGGAAGGTCTACCTGCAGGGAGACGTCGAGCGCGGCGAGCGGCTGCTCCGCGAGGCGCTCGCCGCCGGTGCGGAGCTGCAGAATCCGCGGGCGACGCTGTTCGTCAAGGCGAAGCTGGCGAGCGTCCTGATGTACACGCAGAGGATCGGCGAGGGCGCGGCGCTGGCCCGGGAGGTGCTCGACACCGCGCGGCGCCTGGGGCGCGCGGACGTCGAGCTCCGCGCGCTGAACATGCTCGCCGACGCGGCACAGCAGCAGGGCCGCCTCACCGAAGCGCTCGAGCTCTACTCCGACGCGGCGGAGGCGGCGAAGTCGCGGGCGGGGCAGGAGGCGGGGCTCGCCGCCCTGAGAACCGACGTTGCGGCCATTCTCCTGGCCCACGGGCGCGTCGGCGAAGCGTTGACGTCCGTCGACGAGGCGCTGGCGATCGCCGACGCGAAGAACCTGAGGCTGCGTCGCGGGTACGCGTTGCGCCTGCGCGCGCTCATTCGAGCGCGGCTGGGGGCGTTCGACGACGCGGCGGGCGATCTCCGGGCGGCGACGACCCTCGCCTCCGATCCGCAGGGGCCGCTCGGGGATCTCCTTCCCAGGCTCGACCTCACCCGCGGAGTGGTCGCGGCGCTGGGAGGGGACTGGGACGAGGCCGAGCGGCGGGCTCGCACCGCCCGGTCCGCGGCGTCCGGTCGGGACGTCGTCGGCCTCGAGGTGCCCGCCACCACGTTGTTGTGCGAGACGCTCACGGCGAGAGGCAGGCTCGACGAGGCCGTCGCCCTCGGCAACGCCGCGGTCGCGCACGCCAAGGCGACGGCCGTGGAGCGGGTGGCGGCGCGGGTTGCGTATGCCAGAGCCCTGCTGGCCGCGGGACGCACGGCGGAGGCCGGGAACGAGGCCGCGCGGGCGTGGGACGAAGCGCGTCGCCAGCAGACCCCGCTCGCGGCGGCCGAGGCCGCGGCGGTTCTCTTGACGATTCCCGACCCTCCGTACGACCGCGCGCTGGTCCGCGAGGAGGCGCGGCGCCTGCTCGCCGCGTACCTGGAGAGCGCCCCCGAGAAGTTCCGGTCGAGCATGAACGGGCTCGAGTCGATACGTCGGCTCCGCGAGGCCCTGCGCGGCGGATCCCCCGTCGCGGCGATTCGCGGAGTCCCCAACCCTGCCAGGAGGACCTCATGA